One part of the Salinimonas iocasae genome encodes these proteins:
- a CDS encoding FKBP-type peptidyl-prolyl cis-trans isomerase, translating into MSDKYTTVETQASYGVGFQMGEQLKSNPFDGLDIDAVAEGLRDAFSGETAQVDNNTLRNAFGEIHQRMQAAKAEQSKALIEEGEKFLADNAQREEITVTDTGLQYEVIETGEGSTPNADSTVRVHYHGTLLDGKMFDSSYERGQPAEFPVNGVIKGWTEALQMMKEGSKWRLYVPHELAYGEQGAGGAIAPYSTLVFDVELLDVLS; encoded by the coding sequence GTGTCCGATAAATATACAACGGTAGAAACTCAGGCAAGTTACGGTGTTGGCTTTCAGATGGGTGAACAGCTTAAGTCTAATCCTTTCGACGGACTGGACATCGATGCAGTAGCTGAAGGTTTGCGTGATGCATTCTCCGGTGAAACAGCACAGGTTGATAACAATACCCTGCGTAATGCGTTTGGCGAAATTCACCAGCGTATGCAGGCAGCCAAAGCGGAACAGAGCAAGGCCCTGATTGAAGAAGGCGAGAAGTTTCTGGCAGACAACGCCCAGCGCGAAGAGATCACGGTAACTGATACCGGTCTGCAATATGAAGTAATTGAAACCGGTGAAGGCAGCACGCCTAACGCCGACAGCACAGTTCGAGTGCATTATCATGGCACATTACTGGACGGTAAAATGTTCGACAGCTCATACGAGCGTGGCCAACCGGCAGAGTTCCCGGTAAACGGCGTAATCAAAGGCTGGACTGAAGCCCTTCAGATGATGAAAGAAGGCTCAAAATGGCGTTTGTATGTACCACACGAACTGGCATACGGTGAGCAGGGCGCTGGCGGCGCAATTGCCCCTTACAGCACACTGGTATTTGACGTAGAGTTGCTAGACGTACTCTCTTAA
- a CDS encoding type 1 glutamine amidotransferase domain-containing protein, whose amino-acid sequence MSKRILMVMTSHDMMGDSGKKTGIWLEEFASPYYAFVDAGYTITLASPMGGEVPIDPMSLEKDALTDDTERFSEDQNAGSALASTIPLKDVKADEFDGVFYPGGHGPLWDLSDNADSKALIEATLQTGKPVAAVCHAPIVLKDVKDTNGDFYIKGRPVTGFSNTEEDAVGLTEVVPYLVEDELVKNGGEFSKKGDFEPYVVESGHLITGQNPPSSRPAAEAMIKKLGQ is encoded by the coding sequence ATGTCCAAACGAATACTCATGGTAATGACATCTCACGATATGATGGGCGACTCTGGTAAGAAAACCGGCATTTGGCTGGAAGAGTTTGCGTCACCCTATTACGCCTTTGTCGATGCAGGTTATACCATAACGCTGGCATCACCAATGGGAGGCGAGGTGCCTATCGACCCAATGAGTCTGGAAAAAGACGCATTGACGGACGATACAGAGCGTTTCTCAGAAGACCAGAATGCGGGCTCCGCATTAGCGTCTACTATCCCGTTAAAGGATGTAAAAGCAGACGAATTCGATGGTGTATTTTATCCTGGCGGTCATGGCCCGCTATGGGATCTGTCAGATAATGCAGATTCGAAAGCATTGATTGAGGCAACACTGCAGACCGGTAAACCGGTAGCAGCAGTCTGTCATGCGCCAATCGTCCTTAAGGATGTAAAAGACACTAATGGTGACTTTTACATCAAGGGCCGTCCCGTTACGGGCTTCTCAAATACAGAAGAAGACGCTGTGGGACTGACAGAGGTCGTGCCCTACCTGGTTGAAGACGAGCTGGTAAAAAATGGTGGGGAGTTTTCTAAAAAAGGTGACTTTGAACCGTATGTGGTGGAGTCTGGTCACTTGATTACCGGTCAGAACCCGCCTTCATCGCGCCCCGCTGCAGAGGCAATGATTAAAAAACTGGGACAGTAA
- the argR gene encoding transcriptional regulator ArgR: MANQKQEQLIKAFKEILKAESYGSQGEIVEALKAQGFDNISQSKISRMLSKFGAVRTRNARGDMVYCLPPELGMPTAKSPLKQLVLDIVHNNVMVIIRTSPGAAQLIARLLDSLSAKDGVLGTIAGDDTIFIAPADVSKIEALRQRVEDLFDNV; encoded by the coding sequence ATGGCAAATCAAAAACAAGAACAACTCATCAAAGCGTTTAAAGAAATTCTCAAAGCTGAGAGCTATGGCTCACAAGGCGAAATTGTCGAAGCGCTCAAAGCGCAGGGTTTTGACAATATCAGCCAATCAAAAATATCAAGAATGCTGAGCAAATTTGGCGCAGTCCGCACCCGTAATGCTCGCGGAGACATGGTGTACTGCCTGCCGCCTGAGCTAGGCATGCCAACGGCGAAAAGCCCGCTTAAACAACTCGTTTTGGATATTGTACACAACAATGTCATGGTTATCATAAGAACCAGCCCGGGTGCTGCACAGCTTATCGCCCGGTTGCTCGACTCACTAAGTGCAAAAGACGGCGTTTTAGGAACAATTGCCGGCGACGATACTATCTTTATTGCGCCTGCGGACGTAAGCAAAATTGAAGCGCTACGTCAGCGTGTAGAAGACTTATTCGATAACGTGTAA
- the mdh gene encoding malate dehydrogenase, with the protein MKVAVLGAAGGIGQALSLLLKTQLPAGSDLALYDVAPVVPGVAVDLSHIPTAVNVTGHGKDELGDALTGCDVVLIPAGVPRKPGMDRSDLFNMNAGIVKTLVEGVADHCPNACVGVITNPVNTTVAIAAETLKEKGVYDKNKLFGVTTLDVIRAETFVAELKDLDPANVHVPVIGGHSGTTILPLLSQVEGVSFTDDEVASLTKRIQNAGTEVVEAKAGGGSATLSMGQAAARFCLSLVAAMQGENVVEYTYVQTDDSDDAAFFAHPVRLGANGVQEILPYGELSDFEQKAKDDMLEGLRGDIKTGVDFVNG; encoded by the coding sequence ATGAAAGTAGCCGTGTTAGGTGCTGCCGGTGGTATTGGTCAGGCGCTGTCGCTGTTGTTGAAAACGCAACTTCCGGCCGGTTCTGATCTCGCACTGTACGATGTTGCTCCGGTTGTTCCTGGTGTAGCCGTAGACTTAAGCCACATTCCGACTGCTGTTAACGTTACCGGTCATGGTAAAGACGAGTTGGGCGATGCGCTGACAGGCTGTGATGTAGTGTTGATTCCTGCTGGTGTACCGCGTAAGCCTGGTATGGACCGCTCTGATTTGTTCAATATGAATGCGGGCATAGTAAAGACTCTGGTTGAAGGTGTTGCTGACCATTGCCCTAATGCCTGTGTTGGTGTTATCACTAACCCGGTTAATACAACGGTGGCTATTGCTGCTGAAACGCTGAAAGAAAAGGGCGTTTACGACAAGAACAAGCTGTTCGGTGTTACAACACTTGATGTTATCCGCGCTGAAACCTTTGTGGCTGAGTTGAAAGACCTGGATCCGGCGAACGTTCACGTTCCGGTTATTGGTGGTCACTCAGGTACAACTATCCTGCCGCTTCTTTCTCAGGTTGAAGGTGTAAGCTTCACTGATGATGAAGTAGCGAGCCTGACTAAGCGTATCCAGAACGCTGGTACAGAGGTTGTTGAAGCGAAAGCAGGCGGCGGCTCTGCAACGCTGTCAATGGGCCAGGCTGCAGCACGCTTCTGCCTGTCGCTGGTTGCAGCGATGCAAGGTGAGAACGTTGTTGAGTACACCTATGTTCAAACTGATGACAGCGATGACGCAGCGTTTTTTGCACATCCTGTACGGTTAGGTGCTAACGGCGTTCAGGAAATCCTGCCATATGGTGAACTGAGTGATTTCGAGCAAAAAGCAAAAGATGACATGCTTGAAGGTTTACGAGGCGACATCAAAACAGGTGTTGATTTCGTAAACGGCTAA
- a CDS encoding TonB-dependent receptor, with protein sequence MISKSKFSRVAVAVALSVGMASAAMAQETSSAMSGRITTPTGTPAAGTSVTVIHVPSGTTREVTVGENGTFNLRGLRVGGPYQIVVDSDTYQDTTIDDIYINLGDPYGLDLTLEESSDIEVISVSGSAMSAQYFGSTGPQTVFGLDDLENAPAINRSITDIVRADPRVFVDESFNDAISCGGSSPRFNSLTLDGIRMNDAFGLNSNGYPTERMPFPYDAIQQVAVELAPFDVEYGGFTACNINAVTKSGTNEIHGGVFFDYTNDSLRGDTAGGVEQDNGNYNERRYGFNVGLPLIEDKLFLFTTYEKLEGVQLFNYNGLNTRISQEDADAAAEIAQRVYGYDVGGLPGSAPIEDEKLLIKLDWNINANHRASLVYNWNDGGSISQSDADSDELPFSNHFYERGAELESYVASVFSDWTPDFVTELRVGHNKLDNRQQSLDAASGFAEVQIDTVDGGTIYIGPDDSRQSNDLNYDITTAKLAGTYYLGEHTITGGVEYEKTDVFNLFMQHTVGEYRFNDLADFEAGRPDRIYYNNSAGTNNPDDAGASFSFDVTTFYIQDEFYATDDLKVKVGLRYDTYGSDDTPRLNENFQERYGFANTANVDGISLLQPRLGLTYTVNDDLELRGGVGLYSGGNPNVWISNAYSNDGVTNIGTRESDIPGWVSGESSLFDTPLSGNGQPIYDIPQALFDEVANTSLTDGDGQTNATDPDFDIPSEWKYAFGATYLAPYDYVVTADVIYTDRQDSAIVRDANIQYSGETRFDGRPIYEQVDPERDVGEDFILGNVDQGDGDSIIFSLGVNKDWQNGFQGSLSYAYVDAEDANPMTSAVAFSNYTNFATSDPNNPAAATSDYAVGNRFNLSLSYTHEFFDGYNTRFNLFATANEGKPFSYVYGNNRAFPWDEARSRQLLYIPEVNDANVVFVDSVDRDGNVVQTAEEAQNGFNEWVESNGFTRGEILDRNSETADWWVKADLRISQELPGFMDDHKASAFIMVENLTNLLNDDWGDFRQGSFVGDTVVEADFNEQGQYEYSAFGAPEQNLQRGPSLWEVRVGISYDF encoded by the coding sequence ATGATCTCCAAATCTAAGTTCAGTCGCGTTGCGGTTGCGGTGGCATTGTCAGTAGGCATGGCCTCTGCTGCAATGGCGCAGGAAACCTCCTCTGCGATGAGTGGAAGAATTACTACACCAACTGGGACACCTGCAGCGGGTACATCAGTAACTGTAATTCACGTTCCTTCAGGTACCACTCGAGAAGTGACTGTTGGTGAAAACGGAACATTTAATCTGCGTGGTTTGCGTGTTGGCGGTCCTTATCAAATTGTCGTTGATTCTGATACCTACCAGGACACAACAATTGATGATATCTATATCAATCTGGGCGACCCCTACGGCCTGGACCTGACTCTTGAAGAGTCTTCTGATATTGAGGTTATCTCTGTAAGCGGTAGCGCAATGAGCGCACAGTATTTCGGAAGTACTGGCCCACAAACTGTTTTTGGCCTTGATGATCTTGAAAATGCGCCTGCTATTAACCGTAGCATTACTGACATCGTTCGTGCTGACCCCCGTGTTTTTGTTGATGAAAGCTTCAACGATGCAATCAGCTGTGGTGGTTCAAGCCCGCGTTTCAACAGCCTGACGCTTGACGGTATCCGCATGAACGATGCGTTTGGTCTTAACAGCAACGGTTACCCGACTGAGCGTATGCCTTTCCCTTATGACGCGATTCAACAGGTTGCTGTTGAACTTGCGCCTTTTGATGTTGAGTATGGCGGCTTTACCGCTTGTAACATCAACGCGGTTACTAAATCAGGTACCAATGAAATCCACGGTGGCGTGTTCTTCGATTACACCAACGATTCACTGCGTGGTGACACTGCTGGTGGTGTAGAGCAGGACAACGGCAACTATAATGAGCGCCGTTACGGTTTCAATGTTGGCCTGCCGCTTATTGAAGATAAATTATTCCTGTTTACGACTTATGAGAAACTGGAAGGTGTTCAGCTGTTTAACTACAACGGTTTGAATACGCGTATTTCTCAGGAAGATGCTGATGCAGCTGCTGAAATTGCACAGCGCGTTTACGGCTACGATGTAGGCGGATTGCCAGGTTCTGCACCTATCGAAGATGAAAAGCTGCTTATTAAGTTAGACTGGAACATCAATGCAAATCACCGTGCCTCATTAGTATACAACTGGAATGACGGTGGCAGCATCAGTCAATCTGATGCCGATTCTGATGAATTACCGTTCAGCAACCACTTTTATGAGCGTGGCGCAGAGCTAGAGTCTTATGTGGCATCTGTGTTCTCTGACTGGACACCTGATTTTGTAACTGAGCTGCGCGTTGGCCATAATAAGCTTGATAATCGTCAGCAGTCTCTTGATGCAGCCTCTGGTTTTGCAGAAGTGCAAATTGATACCGTTGATGGCGGTACAATCTACATCGGCCCGGATGATTCTCGTCAGTCAAATGACCTTAACTACGATATAACTACTGCTAAACTTGCCGGTACTTATTACCTGGGCGAGCACACAATCACCGGTGGTGTTGAGTATGAAAAAACTGACGTATTCAACCTGTTTATGCAACACACAGTAGGTGAGTATCGCTTTAACGATTTAGCAGATTTTGAAGCTGGCCGTCCAGACCGTATTTATTACAACAACTCTGCAGGTACCAACAACCCTGACGATGCCGGTGCATCTTTCTCATTCGATGTAACTACGTTCTACATACAGGATGAGTTTTACGCTACTGACGACTTAAAAGTCAAAGTCGGTCTGCGTTATGACACCTATGGCTCTGATGATACACCGCGTCTTAACGAGAATTTCCAGGAACGTTACGGCTTTGCTAACACCGCGAACGTTGATGGTATCAGCCTGCTGCAGCCACGTTTAGGTCTGACTTACACAGTTAATGATGATCTTGAACTGCGTGGTGGTGTAGGTCTGTACTCAGGTGGTAACCCGAACGTCTGGATCTCCAATGCCTATTCAAATGATGGTGTTACTAATATTGGAACACGTGAAAGCGATATCCCTGGTTGGGTAAGCGGTGAAAGCTCGTTGTTTGACACACCGTTGTCAGGTAATGGCCAGCCTATTTACGATATCCCGCAGGCGCTGTTTGACGAAGTTGCTAACACCAGCCTAACAGATGGCGATGGTCAGACTAATGCAACTGACCCTGACTTCGACATTCCGTCAGAGTGGAAATATGCATTTGGTGCAACATATCTTGCGCCTTACGATTATGTAGTTACAGCGGATGTTATTTACACTGATCGTCAGGATTCAGCAATTGTTCGCGATGCAAATATCCAGTACAGCGGCGAAACACGTTTTGACGGCCGTCCAATTTATGAGCAGGTAGATCCTGAGCGTGACGTAGGTGAAGACTTTATTCTGGGTAATGTTGACCAGGGCGATGGTGATTCAATCATCTTCTCACTGGGTGTGAATAAAGACTGGCAAAATGGGTTCCAGGGCTCTTTATCTTATGCATATGTTGATGCAGAAGATGCTAACCCAATGACCAGTGCAGTAGCGTTTTCTAACTACACAAATTTTGCAACCAGCGATCCTAATAATCCTGCTGCAGCCACCTCTGATTACGCGGTCGGCAACCGTTTTAACCTGTCTTTGAGCTATACGCATGAGTTCTTCGATGGTTATAACACGCGCTTTAATCTGTTCGCGACAGCGAACGAAGGTAAGCCTTTCTCGTATGTTTATGGCAATAACAGAGCATTCCCCTGGGATGAAGCACGCTCTCGTCAATTGCTTTACATACCTGAAGTAAACGATGCAAATGTTGTTTTCGTGGATAGCGTAGACCGTGACGGCAATGTTGTACAAACCGCTGAAGAAGCCCAGAACGGCTTTAATGAGTGGGTCGAAAGCAATGGCTTCACGCGTGGCGAAATCTTGGATCGCAACAGCGAAACGGCTGACTGGTGGGTGAAAGCTGACCTGCGTATTTCTCAGGAACTGCCAGGCTTCATGGACGACCATAAAGCCAGTGCTTTCATCATGGTTGAAAACCTGACTAACCTGTTGAATGACGACTGGGGTGATTTCCGTCAGGGGTCTTTCGTTGGTGATACTGTGGTAGAAGCAGACTTCAACGAGCAAGGCCAATACGAATACAGTGCATTTGGTGCGCCAGAGCAGAATCTGCAACGCGGACCTTCATTGTGGGAAGTACGTGTAGGTATCAGCTACGACTTCTAA
- the ahr gene encoding NADPH-dependent aldehyde reductase Ahr — protein sequence MINAYAAKKPGGKLESFEYDPGELGQDEVEIEVESCGLCHSDLSMLDNEWGMTEYPFVPGHEVIGRVSKIGSQVSTLEKGQRVGLGWHSSYCDSCNTCLEGDHNLCGSAQMTIAGRHGGFADRVRAQSTAVIPLPEKINPDVAGPLFCGGITVFNPLTQFDIQPTSKVGVIGIGGLGHIALQFLNAWGCEVTAFTSSEEKQKEAKELGAHHVLDSKSDEALEDAQGRFDLIISTVNVKLEWDKYIATLAPKGRLHFVGATLEPLDIGVFGLIMGQRSVSGSPVGSPATIKKMLDFAALHNIEPVTETFAFDDINDAIARLREGKAHYRIVLKHNK from the coding sequence ATGATTAATGCCTACGCAGCCAAAAAGCCGGGCGGTAAGCTTGAGTCGTTTGAATATGATCCCGGCGAACTTGGCCAGGATGAAGTGGAAATTGAGGTCGAGTCCTGTGGATTGTGTCACAGCGATCTTAGTATGCTCGATAACGAATGGGGCATGACTGAATATCCGTTTGTTCCCGGTCACGAAGTCATTGGCCGTGTATCGAAGATAGGTAGTCAGGTTTCGACACTGGAAAAAGGCCAGCGTGTCGGTTTAGGCTGGCACTCAAGCTATTGTGACAGCTGTAATACCTGTCTTGAAGGTGACCACAACTTGTGTGGCTCGGCACAAATGACAATAGCTGGCCGCCATGGTGGCTTCGCTGACCGGGTTCGCGCCCAGTCCACTGCGGTTATTCCTCTTCCGGAAAAGATAAACCCTGATGTTGCCGGCCCGCTTTTCTGTGGAGGCATTACCGTATTTAACCCTCTGACACAGTTTGATATTCAGCCGACTTCAAAGGTTGGTGTCATTGGTATTGGCGGTTTAGGGCATATTGCTTTGCAGTTTCTCAATGCCTGGGGCTGCGAAGTCACGGCGTTCACCTCCAGTGAAGAGAAACAAAAAGAAGCCAAAGAACTGGGTGCTCATCATGTTCTGGATAGCAAAAGCGATGAGGCACTGGAAGATGCTCAGGGGCGTTTTGATCTCATTATTTCGACAGTGAACGTTAAACTGGAATGGGATAAGTACATCGCCACACTTGCACCGAAAGGCCGCCTGCATTTTGTGGGTGCGACCCTTGAACCATTAGATATTGGTGTGTTCGGGCTGATAATGGGACAGCGTTCTGTTTCCGGCTCACCGGTTGGCAGCCCCGCTACAATTAAGAAGATGCTGGACTTTGCAGCCCTTCATAATATTGAACCGGTAACTGAAACCTTTGCGTTTGATGACATCAATGATGCTATCGCCCGGTTGAGAGAAGGTAAAGCGCATTATCGGATCGTACTTAAACATAATAAGTAG
- the ppc gene encoding phosphoenolpyruvate carboxylase has protein sequence MQSHYDSELKDTVRYLGTVLGDTIKNELGQEWLDRIEQIRKDGRSSYQGETSCSDNLKETFKELSDKDLLTVGRAFAQFLNLGNIAEQEFNSAMNVDASIDALFEHLDKAQLTAENVHKAVSKLNIDLVLTAHPTEVTRRTLIHKHKELASCLQTIHQENLNDHDRQRVETRIADLISQAWHTEEIRSERPTPVDEARWGFSVIENSLWEAVPEFLRELDERLQKDYDVHLPLDSAPVKFGSWMGGDRDGNPFVTAKLTEQVLYLARKRAAKLFAQDFDRLQVELSMFDCSDEMREVVGDANEPYRALLRPLVSRLTATRDGISDFLAGKNVDQSNWVQDNSELLDPLLLCYDSLCKCGMKVTADGLLLDTIRRIRCFGVHLLRLDVRQDSERHADVLSEITRYLGLGDYAQWSEDDKQAFLLRELSSKRPLFPAHWNASDDVKEVLDTCKVIAKHSKNGFGIYIISMASEPSDVMAVQLLLQESGVDWPMPVAPLFETLDDLNNSPDVMRKLLSIDWYRGYVKGRQYIMIGYSDSAKDAGALAAGWAQYESQEALVKLADEFDVQLTLFHGRGGTIGRGGLPAHAAIHSQPPGSLEGGFRVTEQGETIRYKFGMPRLAKRSLGIYASAIIEAMLFPPPEPKPEWRELITKMAAKGRDNYRATVRQDEDFVPYFRVATPEQELGKLPLGSRPSKRKPQGGIESLRAIPWIFAWAQTRLVLPSWLGVMRAIDEVKAESDESVVAEMFSEWPFYRSRLSMLDMVFHKADPRISEAYDERLVPKELAHFGEALRDELTQSIDSLLNLTGQPDIMHRDPEGKESMNIRAAYLQPLHYLQIELLDRIRKAGDDAHNTALEQAMMVTIAGIAIGMRNTG, from the coding sequence ATGCAATCACACTATGATTCAGAACTTAAAGATACAGTGAGATACCTGGGAACAGTCCTGGGTGATACCATTAAAAATGAGCTTGGTCAGGAGTGGCTGGACCGTATTGAACAGATACGTAAAGACGGCCGCTCATCCTATCAGGGTGAAACATCATGCAGCGACAATCTGAAAGAAACTTTCAAAGAGCTTTCAGATAAAGACCTGCTCACCGTTGGCCGGGCTTTTGCTCAGTTTCTGAACCTGGGCAACATTGCCGAGCAGGAATTCAACAGTGCTATGAACGTGGATGCATCTATCGATGCACTGTTCGAGCACCTGGACAAAGCGCAGTTAACCGCCGAGAACGTTCATAAAGCGGTCAGTAAACTGAATATCGATTTGGTACTTACGGCCCACCCTACCGAGGTTACCCGGCGCACGCTGATTCATAAGCATAAAGAATTAGCCAGTTGTCTGCAGACCATTCACCAGGAAAACCTCAATGATCATGACCGCCAGCGCGTAGAGACACGCATTGCCGACCTGATTAGCCAGGCCTGGCATACTGAGGAAATTCGTTCAGAGCGCCCGACACCGGTTGATGAAGCGCGCTGGGGATTTTCTGTCATTGAGAATTCGTTGTGGGAAGCAGTACCTGAATTTCTGCGTGAGCTGGATGAGCGCTTACAGAAAGATTATGACGTGCACCTGCCGCTGGACTCTGCGCCGGTTAAATTTGGTTCCTGGATGGGTGGTGACCGTGATGGTAACCCCTTTGTCACTGCCAAACTGACCGAGCAGGTACTTTACCTTGCACGTAAGCGCGCCGCTAAGCTGTTTGCTCAGGACTTTGACCGGTTGCAGGTTGAACTGTCAATGTTCGACTGTAGCGACGAGATGCGCGAAGTCGTTGGCGATGCCAATGAACCTTATCGTGCGCTGCTACGTCCACTGGTAAGCCGCCTAACCGCTACCCGTGACGGAATCAGCGATTTTCTGGCTGGTAAAAATGTCGATCAGAGTAACTGGGTCCAGGATAACAGCGAATTACTCGACCCGCTTCTGCTGTGCTACGACTCTTTGTGCAAGTGCGGCATGAAAGTTACCGCTGATGGCTTATTGCTTGATACGATCCGCCGTATTCGCTGTTTCGGTGTTCACCTGTTGCGTCTGGATGTCCGTCAGGATTCAGAGCGCCACGCTGATGTGCTGAGCGAAATTACCCGCTACCTAGGCCTGGGCGATTACGCACAATGGAGCGAAGATGATAAGCAGGCGTTTTTATTACGTGAACTGTCGTCGAAACGCCCGTTGTTCCCTGCGCACTGGAATGCGTCTGATGATGTTAAGGAAGTACTCGATACCTGCAAAGTCATCGCAAAACACAGTAAAAATGGTTTTGGTATCTATATTATTTCAATGGCCAGCGAGCCTTCTGATGTCATGGCCGTGCAGCTCTTATTGCAGGAGTCAGGTGTAGACTGGCCTATGCCGGTAGCGCCATTGTTCGAAACACTGGATGATTTGAACAACTCGCCGGATGTGATGCGCAAACTGCTTTCAATAGACTGGTATCGTGGCTATGTGAAAGGCCGTCAGTACATCATGATTGGCTACTCAGATTCAGCGAAAGATGCTGGTGCACTGGCTGCCGGCTGGGCGCAATATGAGTCCCAGGAAGCACTGGTAAAACTGGCTGATGAATTCGATGTTCAGCTAACCTTGTTCCATGGCCGTGGCGGCACTATCGGTCGTGGTGGGTTACCGGCACATGCCGCTATCCATTCTCAGCCACCGGGCTCACTGGAAGGCGGGTTCCGTGTTACTGAGCAGGGCGAAACTATTCGCTATAAGTTCGGCATGCCGCGCCTTGCTAAGCGAAGCCTGGGTATTTATGCCAGTGCGATAATTGAAGCGATGCTGTTCCCGCCACCGGAGCCGAAGCCAGAATGGCGTGAGCTCATCACCAAGATGGCGGCTAAAGGTCGCGATAATTACCGTGCAACGGTAAGACAGGATGAAGATTTTGTTCCTTACTTCCGCGTTGCAACGCCGGAACAGGAACTTGGCAAACTACCTTTAGGCAGCCGTCCCTCTAAGCGTAAGCCTCAGGGCGGCATAGAAAGTCTGCGCGCAATACCGTGGATTTTTGCCTGGGCGCAAACGCGCCTTGTCCTGCCTTCATGGCTTGGAGTGATGCGCGCTATTGATGAGGTTAAAGCTGAGTCTGATGAAAGTGTTGTTGCTGAGATGTTCAGTGAATGGCCGTTTTATCGCTCACGCCTGTCTATGCTCGACATGGTGTTCCATAAAGCGGACCCACGCATCAGTGAAGCGTATGACGAGCGTCTTGTACCTAAGGAACTGGCGCATTTTGGTGAGGCATTGCGCGATGAGCTGACACAAAGCATTGACTCGCTGCTTAATCTGACCGGACAACCTGACATTATGCATCGGGATCCGGAAGGTAAAGAGTCAATGAACATCCGCGCAGCGTACCTTCAGCCTCTGCATTATCTGCAGATTGAGCTGCTGGACCGTATCCGTAAAGCCGGAGATGATGCACATAATACTGCATTAGAACAGGCAATGATGGTAACCATTGCAGGTATTGCTATCGGTATGCGCAATACAGGATAA
- the fabV gene encoding enoyl-ACP reductase FabV yields MIIKPKVRGFICTNAHPVGCDAAVAEQIDYVKQQGDYGQGPKNVLVIGCSTGYGLASRITAAFGYGAKTLGVCFEKAPTERKTATAGWYNTAAFHKYAEKEELFAQTLNGDAFSHEMKKDVIERIKSEMGKIDLVIYSLASPRRTDPNSGITYKSTLKPVGEAYTTKTYDTDKDKVHDVTLEAATDEEILNTIKVMGGEDWEMWIDALADAGVLAEGCKTTAYTYIGKELTWPIYGQATIGKAKEDLDRAASSINGKHSDLLLDAHVSSLKALVTQASSAIPVMPLYISLMYQVMKDEGTHEGCIEQINGLFTQCLYGNQPTLDEANRFRMDSKETNEQTQAKIKALWDDVTQENFHDISDYEGYHHEFLRLFGFDMKQVDYEQDVDPQLSW; encoded by the coding sequence ATGATCATCAAGCCAAAAGTCAGAGGCTTTATTTGTACCAATGCCCATCCGGTAGGTTGCGATGCAGCCGTGGCAGAGCAAATTGATTACGTGAAACAACAGGGCGACTACGGTCAGGGTCCTAAGAATGTGTTGGTTATTGGTTGCTCAACAGGTTATGGCCTGGCATCCAGAATTACAGCTGCATTTGGTTATGGCGCCAAAACACTGGGTGTTTGTTTCGAGAAAGCCCCTACTGAACGCAAAACCGCCACAGCGGGGTGGTATAACACCGCGGCATTTCATAAATATGCTGAAAAAGAAGAGCTGTTCGCACAGACCCTCAATGGCGATGCTTTTTCTCACGAAATGAAAAAAGACGTGATAGAGCGTATTAAAAGCGAGATGGGCAAAATTGATTTGGTCATCTATAGCCTTGCTTCGCCTCGTCGTACCGACCCCAATAGTGGAATTACCTATAAGTCTACCCTGAAGCCTGTCGGTGAAGCGTACACCACCAAAACGTATGACACTGATAAAGACAAAGTGCATGATGTGACGCTGGAAGCTGCCACCGACGAAGAAATACTCAACACGATAAAAGTGATGGGTGGCGAAGACTGGGAAATGTGGATTGATGCACTGGCAGATGCTGGTGTACTTGCCGAAGGCTGTAAGACTACGGCTTATACCTATATCGGCAAGGAACTGACCTGGCCCATATATGGTCAGGCGACGATCGGTAAAGCCAAAGAGGATCTGGATCGCGCAGCGTCTTCAATCAATGGCAAGCACTCTGACTTACTGTTAGATGCGCATGTATCCTCACTCAAAGCACTGGTTACTCAGGCCAGCTCGGCGATTCCGGTTATGCCTTTGTATATCTCGCTGATGTATCAGGTGATGAAAGACGAAGGCACGCATGAAGGCTGCATCGAACAGATAAACGGCTTATTTACACAATGCTTGTATGGCAATCAGCCGACGCTGGATGAAGCGAATCGTTTTCGCATGGATAGCAAAGAGACCAACGAGCAGACTCAGGCTAAGATAAAAGCGCTGTGGGATGATGTTACGCAGGAAAACTTCCACGATATCAGTGATTATGAGGGCTATCATCATGAGTTCCTTCGCCTGTTCGGATTCGATATGAAGCAGGTCGATTATGAACAGGATGTCGATCCTCAGCTAAGCTGGTAA